The DNA region TTTTTTCCCCAGTACTTCCTCAAGTTGTGGGAATGCCCACAACTCTCATATTAGATCTCCGTGAGCGATTTTCAAGGTCGTCCAGCTTTTCCTTCAGTGATACGTTCTCTTTCGGTAGTGCATACATTGAAGCCTTGACATTCACCAGCCTATCACTGTAGTCATTTAGCCCATCTTCAACCTCGCGAAGACGTTCGTCATGAGCTTCGTAATATGATTTAACTTGTTCCAATGTCGCGTTCACAGGTGACAGTGCACCAGCCAGTTCTGTTTTTAAAAGAGAGTGAACTACTTGCGTCATATCAGCAAGAAGCACTGACCGGAGCCTTTCGAGATCTTCAGGTAAAGCCGTTATGCCCTCAGGGGATGGCGCCATATCGTCGGACTTGCTCGAAGCTTCACCGTCTTTGTCGCAAGTTTTATTGCGAAGTTGCTTTCTACTTGTCATTTTTGCTCCACCGTTATTTCAAGTAATATCAGCTGCCAGATAATCAATTGTAGTGAATAAATATCGaagaaataataactaaataaacgaAAGAGGTCGGGAGCTACCCTCACATGCGTCTACTCGCGCCATGCTTAAACCGGAAGTTTccgcatttaaatctttatcacaagcattCCCACGGGTCttataatgaactttgtttttctgcttctgtttttctgcttgtgaacatatatattgttttccttgttcatctaaaagtgctctttttcttgttttaaacctagccaaaaatccatgtgactgcgtttccatgtcaatccatgttcatttttcccgcgaacaatgcgctttcactaaTTCAGCGcttgcagcacagcaaaaatagactcagtacgttaacaatcgctgcactgctgcagagcaccgctccttgaCACCTCGTGCAGCTGAAATCCgttaatacgcactgcagacggactgtgtgaaacaggcgttataacgtaataccagagcactgctgtgtgtaccctcaccacgcctcgcagtcgctgcttagaagtgcaacattgtaaagggtccatctgaaacagtgtcgcgcggCCGGGGCGCAGCgtaacgttcgttccgaacgcCGAGTATTTAAATACACCGATATGGCGGTATATTctaaattaacatcgtaacgaaaatatacaccggttttcgatatgaaccggtttaccgcccagcactaactcTGCTATTAGTCAGATAATGTTTATCtggaaacatttattatatatttctttctttctttttttgcatctttttttattctgtgcaaTTATTAGCTTCCTTAAAACTGAAACTCACTCAAAGCTCAATCTAGACAGATCaagatttgtgtattttatttattttaccatgtTTAAATCTGATTATTTTGTTACCAGATCATAATCTGTGCTCAGATGCAATTCGCTCTagatgaaattataaaataacataaaacagaCAAATTATCATCTCAGTGTTTAATGAGTGTtaaatttaaagagttttttctctttgtgttttagtGCTGATTTCAAACATTTACTCTGGACAaactgaaggtgagtaaattttcttttcatatacaagtgcatctcaataaattaggatgttgtggaaaagttcatttatttcagtaattcaactcaaactgtgaaactcatgtattaaataaattcaacgcacacagactgaagtctttggttcttttaggcctagtccacacggacacgggtatttttataaccggagtttttcctcctgcgtttaaaagaAAATCCCGCATGAATCCCGCAGTCCCgcagcgtttctgaaaatgctcaacctggccgtagttttcaaaaatgttcggtttcggtgccctgaaactgcgttttcatgtggacgaaaggccgaactgcgtaaaaaaaagtcacggttataaaaatacccgtgtccgtgtggacagggccttaattgtgatgattttggctcacatataacaaaaacccaccaattcactatctcaacaaattagaatatggtgacatgccaatcagctgataaactcaaaacacctgcaaaagtcTTCAAAATGATCTCTCAGTTTGTTTCATAAGACACTGATCAGGGATTATAACAGCTTTAGACAACAACACTTAGTCTAACCTGATTTAGCATGTTTTAAAATCAAGTAACtgttaatacagtaaaaacagcacatTATTTTCATTGTGAATTGTTGTTGTACAGAAGGACCAAAAGCCAAAGTGAGAATTAAACCTGATCAACATGTATTCAGAGGAGAGACGGTCACTCTCAGATGTGACATTGATGGTGAAAGAGTCTCTAGCTGGAAGTACAGCTGGTATAAAGACGGTTCAGTCAGTGTTTTCAGTGAACTACAGGAACACACATTCAATTCTGTTACTGAGTCTGACGCAGGTAAATTCTCCTGTTATGGAGCAAAGAGAGGAGGATCACGAACATCACACATCAGTGATGAAGTTACATTGACAGTATCAAGTGAGTTTAATcatctattcataaacacacaAAAGTTTAACATGTTATTAATGAGTGAATTCTGTATTTCAGATAAACCCAGACTAGTTTTAAGTGTTTCTCCACAGAAGTGGTTGACTGAAGGAGAtccagtgactctgatctgtgaGGTTGAACGCTCCTCTACAGTCTGGACATTCAGCTGGTTCACTTTAACTGCTTCATCAGGTAAGATATAGTGTGCTTAATGTGACAACATATGAATGaactgttttcataaaaaaaaaaaaaataaaaataaaaaaaaaatatatatatatatatatatatatatatatatatatataagatatagatataagatatagatatatagaaattaaaaatctaataaataatctAGTCTGAGTACTGATTATACCAACAAAGGTGATCTAAAAGTCTCATGTTTCTTGAGGTATTTCGGCACTTTCATTTTTTTACAGACTATGGAAATCATTATAAGCTGCTCtcagacagcagcagaggagctggAGGAAACTACACGGTCAGTTCTGCTGCTCTGAATCACACAGGAGTTTATGTGTGCAGCGCAGAGAGAGGAAAACCTGCCTATAACACATGGTACAGCAACAAACAACCACTATGGGTCACTGGTGAGTTCAGACTGAATGAAATGAGACTCCTGAAATTGTCCTTGATCTTTTAAGAGCATGAATTGTTATGAAATTTGATTCTGTCATAATACAAGGTTACTACTGAATTGTCAATGGAGAAAGATGCTTTCTCTTCTAGCAGAGATTAAATCAACAGTTGAGGCAGGGGTCAGCAGCAACTCGGGATGGCAAagacattttcattatttcagtgtAAAAATGAGTTTAACAATAATGTACTGGACTGTTTTATTGCCCACAAAacagaataacttttttttttacttgattagAACTTAGATGATGGtggattaaaggcagggtaggtaaaaaaatgt from Carassius carassius chromosome 1, fCarCar2.1, whole genome shotgun sequence includes:
- the LOC132151994 gene encoding high affinity immunoglobulin gamma Fc receptor I-like isoform X3: MELCQLPLVLLLISNIYSGQTEEGPKAKVRIKPDQHVFRGETVTLRCDIDGERVSSWKYSWYKDGSVSVFSELQEHTFNSVTESDAGKFSCYGAKRGGSRTSHISDEVTLTVSNKPRLVLSVSPQKWLTEGDPVTLICEVERSSTVWTFSWFTLTASSDYGNHYKLLSDSSRGAGGNYTVSSAALNHTGVYVCSAERGKPAYNTWYSNKQPLWVTGVSPPVSLIISPSRTQHFTSVSLSLSCEEQSNSERWRVRRYTYNGWLEDCSSLWGSQTGSTCKINSSRTSDTGVYWCQSESGENSHPVNITVHLSHSESQISVLHTLSSVLTICPYLLVTVMLIFKCCRMRGITAE
- the LOC132151994 gene encoding high affinity immunoglobulin gamma Fc receptor I-like isoform X4, with the protein product MELCQLPLVLLLISNIYSGQTEEGPKAKVRIKPDQHVFRGETVTLRCDIDGERVSSWKYSWYKDGSVSVFSELQEHTFNSVTESDAGKFSCYGAKRGGSRTSHISDEVTLTVSNKPRLVLSVSPQKWLTEGDPVTLICEVERSSTVWTFSWFTLTASSDYGNHYKLLSDSSRGAGGNYTVSSAALNHTGVYVCSAERGKPAYNTWYSNKQPLWVTGVSPPVSLIISPSRTQHFTSVSLSLSCEEQSNSERWRVRRYTYNGWLEDCSSLWGSQTGSTCKINSSRTSDTGVYWCQSESGENSHPVNITVHLSHSESQISVLHTLSSVLTICPYLLVTVMLIFKCCRMRANGC